The DNA segment CTTCCTGGCCTGTTCCACGGCAAACCGGACAAGTCTCCAACTTGCTTCCCGGCTTCGCTCCGGTGCCGTGACAGGTGGAACAACTTTCCTCCCGCGGCACCTGCAGGGTCTTCTCGACGCCAAACACGGCTTCTTTAAATTCCAGCGTCAGCGGATACTCAATGTCCGCTCCCCGGCGCGGCGCCTGTGGATTGCTGCGGCGCCCGCCAAAAAACATGTCAAAAATATCTTCAAAACCGCCAAACCCGCCTCCCGCATCCGCTCCGCCAAAACCACCAAAACCGCCATAGCCGCCACCCTGCGGCTCGGCATGGCCATACCGGTCGTAACGGGCTCTCTTCTCCGGATCGCTGAGGACATCGTAAGCCTCTTTGACCTCTTTGAACCGCTCTTCGGCGTCCGGCTCTTTATTGACATCCGGATGGTACTTACGGGCAAGTTTGCGGTAAGCTTTTTTGATCTCTTCCGGGCTGGCATTTCGATCCACGCCCAGCACCTCGTAGTAATCCCGTTTGCTCATACGACCACCCGTTTTCTGCAAGCCATTTGAACTGTCGGCACAAACTCCTCAAATGAATATCTTATCAAACTCCATTCGCCTTGACAATCAAACCAAACGGCACCCCACAAAACAACATGCCCTTCCTGTTCCACAGCCACAGAAAGGGCATGTCAAACGACTTCATCATCAGTAGGAACGACATCACGATGAAAACTGTGCAATCAGATTTTGGAAAAAGTCCCGAATCGCCTCCAGGATTCGGATAAACCAGTTTTTCACTTCGGGATTGGCATCCAGATATTGATCCAACTGTTGCTGCAGTTGTTGCAACTGCTGTCCTACTTTGTTCCAATCAATGTTCAGGTTTTGCAATTTTTGCAGGATGGACAGGAGGCTTTCGATCTCGCTGTCTGTCAATTGTATGTTCAGATCGCCCGCAACATTGATGATGATGTCGCGCAACTGTTCTTCCGAGAGTTTTTGATTCCCAATCGCCTCTTTCAGGCGGGCCATCAGCTCGGCGGCCGCCTCCTTGTCGCCGATGCGTTCTCCCAATGCGGCCTGGGTGACCATCTCTTCATTGGCCACTTTGACCCGTTCCTTGTCCAGTTTCTTGTCTGTGGCCGCCTCAAAGGCCTTGATGATTCCTGTCAACCCGGCCGTCCCTGAGACGGGAAACGGAGCGGCTACCATCACGTCCGCGTCTTCCACGCCGGCGGTAATGAGCGCATTGATATACATCGACTTGGAAACCCAGTTAATGTTATGTGTCTCTACCTGCAACCCTTTTCCAGGCTCAGTCAAGGTAATCCGCGCGGATGAGATGGCGCGCGAACCGATGACCGCAGGGCTGAGCAAATCTCCCAGAACCTCTTTTTCTTCTTGGTTGGTCACCTCAATGATGGTCACTTCATTTTCTTTTACCCCGAAAAGATCCAGCATCTGCTGCCTTTGCTCGCTGGTCAGATCTTTTCCCAGGGTAACGACCTGTTCACCTGCCACCGCATCAGCCCAGGCCGTCGTCACGGGAACCAGCAGACTCAGACAAAGCAACAACAGGATGACCTTCCGAAAGATTCGGGCTGATCTCATGCTTCAATCCCCCCTTTGTCTTTTCTAAATTATAACCAATATGATCAACAGTTCGCAGCAATGTGATCGGATTCCTGCCCGATAAAAAAAGGGCAGCTTTCGCTGCCCGGAGGCGAGTGTTAACGCATGGCCCTCAACATTGGGGTAAGCGTCCGACGGAACAATTGATTTCTGATCCAACGGTTCCCCACGACGGAACGCACCGCCAGGTTGCTCACCATCGGGATGTTCAACAGGCGCATCAACGTCCGCCGGCGAATGGCTGGCACCATCATCAATCCGACAATTCCTCCAATTACAGCCAATGTCCGCATGAATGCTCACCTCCATTGGTTAGCATGGCCGGATGGAGGCGGATTCATGTACGCGACATGGCCGAGTCTTTCGCAATGGGCAGAAAACCCTCCGGCAAGGCAAGCGGCTCGAGCAAGGGCTCGGTTTTTGGCACCGACTCTAACACGCGGAGCATGGCGATTTCGTCACACGAAAGCCGCTTCGGACAATGGAGGCAATCTTTCCAAACTTTCTGGGGCAAGGTGGACTTTTCGACGACATGAAACTGGCATTTTTCAAAGAAATGCTGTTGATAGGTCAAAGCCATCACCCGTCGTATCCCCATCGCTTCGGCATCCTGGATAAAGGCCTCGACCAGCATTTTGCCCAACCCCTTGCCCTGGGCTTTCGGGGAGATAACGAGAGAGCGGATCTCCGCCAGATCCTCCCACAACACGTGCAACGCGCCACATCCCAAAAGCTCCCCGTCTCCCTCGACCACTTTGAAACAAGGGAGCGATTCGATGATGGAAAGACGGCTGCGAGGCAACAATATATATTCATTGGCATAATGTTGAATCAGTTTCTCAATAAACGGAACATCGCCCACCTTGGCTCGACGGATCTGCAACGTCTCCACTCCCGTTCCAGAATACTCATAAATATGCAAGGTAATGTAGAAATTATACATCCTCACCCTGATTCTGTCCAGTGACATCCTGCTTGCTGACGTAAAAAGGGCACCGGCAAGCCGGTACCCTTCACAGACTTTTGGCGTGCTTTGTCACTTTGTGGCAAATTCACGAATCCGATCTTCGGGCAACGCGCCAATCACGCGTTCCACTTCCTGACCGTTTTTCAGCAAAACCATCGTCGGAATGCTCATAATCCCGAATTTGGCTGCCAGGTCAGGGGATTCATCGGTATTGACCTCGTAGAAAACGACCTGGTCGGCAAGCTGCGGCGCCAATTTTTCGACAACTGGATCCAGTCGCCGGCAAGCCGGTCACCAGTTCGCCGTAAATTTCAAGACAACCGGTTTCGTCGCTTGCTCCACCAGTTGGCTGTAGTCTTGCATCGCGATTTTTTGCAGCATGGAAAAACCTCCTTTAACTCTCTGGAAAAACAAGCCTTTCATGACACAATGCCTGCATCAGAGCCTCCATGTATCTCTTATTGTACCTGTTTCTGGAGAAAATGGCCAGCCTGCAGGCGCATTGAGGCTAGAGGCAAAAGATGTGCTTGCCGATTTTTTTGATCTGCGGACGGCTCCAAATCCACGCCGAGGTGGCTGTTTCAGGGTTGAAATAGTACAGCGCGCCGCCTGTCGGATCCCATCCGTTGATCGCGTCCAGGACCGCCTTCTTGGCCGTTTCGTTCGGCGTCAGCCAAATTTGCCCGTCTGCCACCGCAGTAAAGGCGCCGGGCTCAAAAATGACAGCCGACGGTGTATCGGGAAACAACGGACTTTCCACCCGGTTGAGAATTACGGCGGCCACGGCCACCTGACCAATGTACGGCTCGCCACGGGCCTCGCCATACACGGCATTGGCCATCAGTTTGATATCATTTTGCGAAAATCCCTGCACGCTGCCACGCACGGGCCTGTTTGCAGGGGCGGCCTTCGCCGTTTTCTTGCCGCCTGCGGCCTGTCCGGCCGTTTTGCCGCCGGTCGCGCCAGGCCAATGGCGGGTTGCCTTCCAGAGTTTTTCTTTTGTCTTGGGCCCGACCACGCCATCCACTTTCATGCCGAACTGATACTGAAAGTTTCGTACGGCCCAGTATGTCTGATAGCCAAAAACGCCATCGATCTTGCCGTGATAAAATCCTAAAAACTGCAGACGGCCCTGCAATTCCCAAACATAGCCGCCGACGCTTCCCAATTTGACAACCGTTTGCGCCTCTGCAATCTGTACCTGAGAGAAGATCGCCAAAAAAAGACTCAAGACCAGCAGAATTACTCCGAGCCAAACAACCTTTCCCAGATATGCTGCTCTACCTTTCATCTTCCAACCATCCTTTGCCTGTTCTTTTGCAAGTCAACCCATTCGGTTAGGCAGTCATAGTATGTCCAACCAGGATCCTCATTATGAAAAAAGAGCCATTCCGTTCCCGGAATGGCTCACGAAACGCTCGTGCTTATCGGATCTGTTCTTCCAATGGGCTTTTGTGCTGATACTCGACAGACACTTCATGCATGTAGGACGGCTCTACTTTGCGGACAAAAGGCAGTTTTCCCAATTGGTTCATCTTCGCTTTGAGCTCGGATTGGTTGACATACATCACCGCATATTTCATCCGCCGGGAAACATAGATCACATGGCCATGACGTTCCAGGTTCCGTGCTTCCCGCAGATTGCGAAGCCATACAATCAGTCCGACACGTCGCGTCTTCATCAGCGAAAACCCTTTCCACAAATATCCTGCTTCAGCTTTCTTATCTCTTGGTTCAACTACCAGGCCGGGCCACTTTCTATTAAATCAAAACAGACTTGCTCAAGTCAAAATCGCTCACACGCTCCCCGAGAGCCAGCGGGCCGCAT comes from the Bacillus thermozeamaize genome and includes:
- a CDS encoding spore cortex-lytic enzyme — encoded protein: MKGRAAYLGKVVWLGVILLVLSLFLAIFSQVQIAEAQTVVKLGSVGGYVWELQGRLQFLGFYHGKIDGVFGYQTYWAVRNFQYQFGMKVDGVVGPKTKEKLWKATRHWPGATGGKTAGQAAGGKKTAKAAPANRPVRGSVQGFSQNDIKLMANAVYGEARGEPYIGQVAVAAVILNRVESPLFPDTPSAVIFEPGAFTAVADGQIWLTPNETAKKAVLDAINGWDPTGGALYYFNPETATSAWIWSRPQIKKIGKHIFCL